The Streptomyces luteogriseus genome includes a window with the following:
- a CDS encoding amino acid permease produces the protein MLDQGAPPQNPGQTAAPASPGIGARLMRRKPVERLVAEGGQGEGGSLRRTLGLWQLTMISIGATLGTGIFVVLGEAVPKAGPAVTLSFVIAGLTALFSALSYAELAGTIPVAGSSYSYAYATMGELIAWICGWCLVLEYGVSVAAVAVGWGEYLNELLDGTIGVTIPAALSAPPGDGGVFNLPALIVVLLAMAFLLGGARESARANTVMVVVKIAALVMFCAIGVQGFRSGNYENFMPLGMAGVSAAGATLFFSYIGFDAASTAGEEAKNAQRDLPRAIMLSLVIVTALYVLVAAVAVGAKPWKGFTDSEAALAQIMREVTGQTFWGTLLAFCAVIAIASVVLTVLYGQTRILFAMSRDGLVPKVFARVHPKTGAPRANTLIVSLFCGVLAAAIPLGQLADATSIGTLFAFALVNVAVVVLRRTKPDMPRTFRVPLSPVLPALGFAFCVWMMGSLSTVTWVVFGVWMAAGLVFYFGYGYRRSRLAPSEK, from the coding sequence GTGCTCGACCAAGGCGCACCCCCGCAGAATCCAGGCCAGACAGCCGCCCCCGCGTCCCCCGGCATCGGCGCGCGCCTCATGCGCCGCAAGCCCGTGGAACGCCTGGTCGCGGAAGGTGGGCAGGGCGAGGGAGGCTCGCTGCGCCGCACCCTCGGGCTGTGGCAGCTCACCATGATCAGCATCGGTGCCACCCTCGGCACCGGCATCTTCGTCGTCCTCGGCGAGGCCGTCCCCAAGGCGGGACCGGCCGTCACGCTCTCCTTCGTCATCGCCGGCCTCACCGCCCTGTTCTCGGCCCTGTCCTACGCCGAACTGGCCGGCACCATCCCGGTCGCCGGCTCCTCCTACTCGTATGCGTACGCAACGATGGGTGAGCTGATCGCCTGGATATGCGGCTGGTGCCTGGTCCTGGAGTACGGCGTCTCGGTCGCCGCCGTCGCGGTCGGCTGGGGCGAGTACCTCAACGAGCTGCTCGACGGGACCATCGGCGTCACCATCCCCGCCGCCCTCTCCGCCCCGCCCGGCGACGGCGGCGTGTTCAACCTGCCGGCACTCATCGTCGTCCTGCTCGCGATGGCGTTCCTGCTGGGCGGCGCCCGCGAGTCCGCCCGCGCCAACACCGTCATGGTCGTCGTGAAGATCGCCGCGCTGGTGATGTTCTGCGCCATCGGCGTCCAGGGCTTCCGCTCCGGCAACTACGAGAACTTCATGCCGCTGGGCATGGCCGGCGTCAGCGCGGCCGGCGCCACGCTGTTCTTCTCCTACATCGGCTTCGACGCCGCCTCCACCGCAGGCGAGGAGGCCAAGAACGCCCAGCGCGACCTGCCCCGCGCGATCATGCTGTCGCTGGTCATCGTCACCGCGCTGTACGTCCTCGTCGCGGCCGTCGCGGTCGGCGCCAAGCCCTGGAAGGGCTTCACCGACTCCGAGGCCGCCCTCGCCCAGATCATGCGCGAGGTCACCGGGCAGACCTTCTGGGGCACGCTGCTGGCGTTCTGCGCCGTCATCGCCATCGCCAGCGTGGTGCTGACCGTGCTGTACGGCCAGACCCGCATCCTGTTCGCCATGTCCCGCGACGGGCTCGTGCCCAAGGTGTTCGCCAGGGTCCACCCGAAGACCGGCGCCCCGCGCGCCAACACCCTGATCGTCTCCCTGTTCTGCGGAGTCCTGGCCGCCGCGATCCCGCTCGGCCAGCTCGCCGACGCCACGAGCATCGGCACCCTGTTCGCCTTCGCCCTCGTCAACGTGGCCGTCGTGGTGCTGCGCCGGACCAAGCCGGACATGCCCCGCACCTTCCGGGTGCCGCTCTCGCCCGTCCTGCCCGCGCTGGGCTTCGCCTTCTGCGTCTGGATGATGGGCAGCCTGTCCACCGTGACCTGGGTGGTCTTCGGTGTCTGGATGGCCGCCGGTCTCGTGTTCTACTTCGGGTACGGCTACCGCCGTTCCCGACTCGCACCATCCGAGAAGTGA
- a CDS encoding Lrp/AsnC family transcriptional regulator encodes MLNDLDERIVHALAEDARRSYADIGQLVGLSAPAVKRRVDRLRATGAITGFTVRVDPGALGWETEGFVEIYCRGNTSPETIQRGLERYQEVVAASTVTGDADALVQVFASDMRHFERVLERIAGEPFVERTKSVLVLSPLLRRFSSGSPT; translated from the coding sequence GTGCTGAACGATCTCGACGAACGCATCGTGCACGCCCTCGCCGAGGATGCCCGCCGCTCCTACGCCGACATCGGCCAACTCGTCGGCCTGTCCGCACCCGCCGTGAAACGGCGCGTGGACCGGCTGCGGGCCACCGGAGCCATCACCGGCTTCACCGTACGGGTGGACCCGGGCGCCCTCGGCTGGGAGACCGAGGGGTTCGTCGAGATCTACTGCCGCGGGAACACCTCCCCGGAGACCATCCAGCGGGGCCTGGAGCGCTACCAGGAGGTCGTGGCCGCGTCCACCGTCACCGGGGACGCGGACGCGCTCGTCCAGGTCTTCGCCTCCGACATGCGCCACTTCGAACGGGTCCTGGAGCGGATCGCCGGGGAGCCGTTCGTCGAGCGGACCAAGTCCGTGCTCGTGCTCTCGCCGCTGCTGCGGCGCTTCTCGTCGGGTTCGCCCACGTAA
- a CDS encoding MFS transporter, which yields MTLSPARVPATGVRRLTRTLYGYAFLDDFVLLYPVYALLFADTGMSLWQISSLFALWSITSVVLEVPSGAWADARSRRRLLWTGPLLTAAGFALWVAVPSYGAFAAGFVLWGAGGALGSGALEALVYDELDRLDAADRYARVMGRARAARLLGTVAATGLAGPVVARGGYEAVGVASILACVLTALTATRFPEHRVRPESTGDTWATTLRTGLAEARGNRAVRGALLLIPAVAAVWGALDEYTPLLIRDLGVADATVPYLVMLIWAGVTLGSLLTGPAERLGTSGLAVLLAGAALALAVGAMARSLAGVVLVSLAFAGFQLAEVLADVRLQHRIDESRRATLTSVASLGTELATVATFGVYALLGTGMAHSTVFAVLAIPYLVTALALARARAATAGP from the coding sequence ATGACACTCTCACCCGCCCGCGTGCCCGCCACCGGTGTCCGCCGCCTGACGCGCACGCTGTACGGCTACGCGTTCCTCGACGACTTCGTCCTGCTCTACCCGGTGTACGCGCTGCTGTTCGCCGACACCGGCATGTCGCTCTGGCAGATCTCCTCCCTGTTCGCCCTGTGGTCGATCACCTCGGTGGTGCTGGAAGTGCCCTCCGGCGCGTGGGCCGACGCCAGGTCGCGGCGCAGGCTGCTGTGGACCGGCCCGCTGCTGACCGCCGCCGGCTTCGCGCTGTGGGTGGCCGTCCCGTCGTACGGCGCCTTCGCAGCCGGCTTCGTCCTGTGGGGCGCGGGCGGGGCGCTCGGCTCCGGCGCGCTGGAGGCACTGGTCTACGACGAGCTGGACCGGCTCGATGCCGCCGACCGGTACGCGCGGGTCATGGGCCGGGCCCGGGCGGCACGCCTGCTGGGCACCGTGGCCGCCACCGGCCTCGCGGGGCCCGTTGTCGCCCGGGGCGGCTACGAGGCGGTCGGTGTCGCGAGCATCCTGGCCTGTGTGCTGACCGCCCTCACCGCGACCCGGTTCCCGGAGCACCGGGTACGGCCGGAGAGCACCGGCGACACCTGGGCGACGACCCTGCGCACCGGACTCGCCGAGGCCCGCGGGAACCGTGCGGTGCGCGGCGCCCTGCTGCTGATCCCGGCCGTCGCCGCGGTGTGGGGCGCGCTCGACGAGTACACCCCGCTGCTGATCCGCGACCTCGGCGTCGCCGACGCCACGGTGCCCTACCTCGTCATGCTGATCTGGGCGGGCGTCACCCTCGGCAGCCTCCTGACCGGACCGGCCGAACGCCTCGGCACGAGCGGGCTCGCGGTGCTGCTCGCGGGCGCCGCCCTCGCCCTGGCGGTGGGAGCCATGGCCCGCTCCCTGGCCGGTGTCGTCCTGGTGAGCCTCGCCTTCGCCGGGTTCCAGCTGGCCGAGGTGCTCGCCGACGTCCGTCTCCAGCACCGCATCGACGAGTCCCGCCGGGCCACGCTCACCTCGGTGGCGAGTCTGGGCACCGAGCTGGCGACGGTCGCCACGTTCGGCGTGTACGCGCTGCTCGGGACCGGCATGGCGCACAGCACCGTCTTCGCGGTCCTGGCGATCCCCTACCTGGTGACGGCCCTGGCGCTGGCTAGAGCGCGGGCTGCCACGGCAGGACCGTGA
- a CDS encoding Repetin — protein MKRRTKIVVLGSALLLTAGVASAATASETPRQRTTASDAPRQATAADSPRQREAAALTGTAELYRSAGDDITFSFDAHLAAEDKADPSKATGTFEFSHYLNGEGARAEVKVDCLLTGGKVAVVSGVVTDSDLPGAEGKRVGVTVHDLGRHDRLGYSWASTGSPAETKELPKCVSSAPFEKVAKGTGDFTVLPWQPAL, from the coding sequence ATGAAGCGCCGTACGAAGATCGTCGTGCTCGGCTCCGCGCTCCTGCTCACGGCCGGGGTGGCCTCGGCCGCGACCGCGTCGGAAACGCCCCGGCAGCGGACGACCGCGTCGGACGCACCCCGGCAAGCGACGGCGGCGGACTCGCCCCGGCAGCGGGAGGCCGCAGCCCTCACCGGCACCGCCGAGCTGTACCGCTCGGCCGGGGACGACATCACGTTCTCGTTCGACGCGCACCTGGCCGCCGAGGACAAGGCCGACCCGTCGAAGGCCACCGGCACCTTCGAGTTCAGCCACTACCTGAACGGTGAGGGCGCCCGGGCCGAGGTGAAGGTCGACTGCCTGCTCACCGGGGGCAAGGTCGCCGTGGTCTCCGGCGTCGTCACCGATTCCGACCTGCCGGGCGCCGAGGGCAAGCGGGTCGGCGTCACCGTCCACGACCTCGGCCGCCATGACCGGCTCGGATACAGCTGGGCCTCCACGGGCAGCCCCGCCGAGACGAAGGAGCTGCCCAAGTGCGTGAGTTCCGCCCCCTTCGAGAAGGTCGCGAAGGGGACCGGCGACTTCACGGTCCTGCCGTGGCAGCCCGCGCTCTAG
- a CDS encoding carbon-nitrogen hydrolase family protein — translation MRTALLQSSGRPGSTVENLKVLDEAAGRAAAAGAGLLVTSELFLTGYAIGDDIGRLAELADGDCADAVAEIATSHGLAIAYGYPERDGDAVFNSAQLISADGIRLANHRKTHLFGCFERDHFTPGDLPVVQAEIDGLRVGILICYDVEFPENVRAHALAGTDLLIVPTAQMHPFQFVAESMIPVRAFENQMYVAYVNRVGREGEFEFVGLSTLAGPDGVARTRAGRGEELVLADADPAFLAASRENNPYLRDRRPGLYAPLV, via the coding sequence ATGCGCACCGCCCTGCTCCAGAGCTCCGGCCGCCCCGGCTCGACCGTCGAGAACCTCAAGGTCCTCGACGAGGCCGCGGGCCGGGCCGCCGCCGCGGGCGCCGGGCTGCTCGTCACGTCCGAGCTGTTCCTGACGGGATACGCGATCGGCGACGACATCGGCCGCCTCGCCGAGCTCGCCGACGGCGACTGCGCGGACGCCGTCGCCGAGATCGCCACGAGCCACGGCCTGGCGATCGCCTACGGCTACCCCGAGCGGGACGGCGACGCCGTGTTCAACTCCGCCCAGCTGATCTCCGCCGACGGCATCCGGCTCGCCAACCACCGCAAGACGCACCTCTTCGGCTGCTTCGAGCGCGACCACTTCACACCGGGCGACCTGCCGGTCGTCCAGGCCGAGATCGACGGCCTCCGGGTCGGCATCCTGATCTGCTACGACGTGGAGTTCCCGGAGAACGTCCGCGCCCATGCCCTGGCCGGCACCGACCTGCTGATCGTCCCGACCGCGCAGATGCACCCGTTCCAGTTCGTCGCCGAGTCGATGATCCCGGTGCGCGCCTTCGAGAACCAGATGTACGTCGCGTACGTCAACCGGGTCGGCCGGGAGGGCGAGTTCGAGTTCGTGGGGCTGTCCACGCTCGCCGGTCCCGACGGGGTCGCCCGGACCCGGGCCGGCCGCGGTGAGGAACTCGTGCTCGCCGACGCCGACCCGGCCTTCCTCGCCGCGTCGCGCGAGAACAACCCGTATCTGCGGGACCGGCGGCCCGGCCTGTACGCCCCGCTCGTCTGA
- a CDS encoding flavin monoamine oxidase family protein, with protein sequence MTSTVPNAVEHADAQQPPITMFGPDFPYAYDDFLAHPAGLGQIPATEHGTEVAVIGGGLSGIVAAYELMKMGLKPVVYEADQIGGRLRTVGFDGCDESLTAEMGAMRFPPSSTALQHYIDLVGLQTRPFPNPLSEATPSTVVDLKGESHYAETVGDLPQVYRDVAEAWNRCLEEGADFSDMNRALRERDVQRIREIWSRLVEKLDNQTFYGFLCDSEAFKSFRHREIFGQVGFGTGGWDTDFPNSILEILRVVYTEADDHHRGIVGGSQQLPLRLWEREPQKIVHWALGTSLASLHEGGEPRPAVTRLHRTAGNRITVTDADGDIRTFRAAIFTAQSWMLLSKIACDDSLFPIDHWTAIERTHYMESSKLFVPVDRPFWLDKDEETGRDVMSMTLTDRMTRGTYLLDDGPDKPAVICLSYTWCDDSLKWLPLSANERMEVMLKSLGEIYPKVDIRKHIIGNPVTVSWENEPYFMGAFKANLPGHYRYQRRLFTHFMQDRLPEDKRGIFLAGDDISWTAGWAEGAIQTALNAVWGVMHHLGGTTDATNPGPGDVYDEIAPVELPED encoded by the coding sequence ATGACGTCCACCGTGCCCAACGCCGTCGAGCACGCTGACGCGCAGCAGCCGCCGATCACCATGTTCGGCCCGGACTTCCCGTACGCCTACGACGACTTCCTCGCCCACCCGGCGGGCCTCGGGCAGATACCCGCGACGGAGCACGGCACGGAGGTCGCGGTCATCGGCGGCGGCCTGTCCGGCATCGTCGCCGCGTACGAGCTGATGAAGATGGGCCTGAAGCCAGTCGTGTACGAGGCCGACCAGATCGGCGGCCGGCTGCGGACGGTGGGCTTCGACGGGTGCGACGAGTCCCTCACCGCCGAGATGGGCGCGATGCGCTTCCCGCCGTCCTCCACGGCCCTCCAGCACTACATCGACCTCGTCGGCCTGCAGACGCGGCCGTTCCCCAACCCCCTCTCCGAGGCGACCCCGTCGACCGTCGTCGACCTCAAGGGCGAGTCGCACTACGCCGAGACGGTCGGCGACCTGCCCCAGGTCTACCGGGACGTCGCCGAGGCGTGGAACCGCTGCCTGGAGGAGGGCGCCGACTTCTCCGACATGAACCGCGCCCTGCGCGAGCGGGACGTGCAGCGTATCCGCGAGATCTGGTCCCGGCTCGTCGAGAAGCTCGACAACCAGACCTTCTACGGCTTCCTCTGCGACTCCGAGGCGTTCAAGTCCTTCCGGCACCGCGAGATCTTCGGCCAGGTCGGCTTCGGCACGGGCGGCTGGGACACCGACTTCCCGAACTCCATCCTGGAGATCCTGCGCGTCGTCTACACCGAGGCCGACGACCACCACCGCGGCATCGTCGGCGGCTCCCAGCAGCTGCCGCTGCGCCTGTGGGAGCGTGAGCCGCAGAAGATCGTCCACTGGGCCCTGGGGACCTCGCTCGCGAGCCTGCACGAGGGCGGGGAGCCCCGCCCGGCCGTGACCCGGCTGCACCGCACCGCCGGCAACCGCATCACGGTGACCGACGCGGACGGCGACATCCGCACCTTCCGGGCGGCGATCTTCACCGCGCAGTCCTGGATGCTGCTGTCGAAGATCGCCTGTGACGACTCGCTCTTCCCGATCGACCACTGGACGGCGATCGAGCGCACGCACTACATGGAGAGCTCCAAGCTCTTCGTGCCGGTCGACCGGCCTTTCTGGCTCGACAAGGACGAGGAGACCGGCCGGGACGTCATGTCGATGACACTCACCGACCGTATGACGCGCGGCACTTATCTGCTCGACGACGGCCCGGACAAGCCCGCCGTCATCTGCCTCTCCTACACCTGGTGCGACGACAGCCTGAAGTGGCTGCCGCTGTCCGCGAACGAGCGGATGGAGGTCATGCTGAAGTCGCTCGGCGAGATCTATCCCAAGGTCGACATCCGCAAGCACATCATCGGCAACCCGGTGACCGTCTCCTGGGAGAACGAGCCCTACTTCATGGGCGCGTTCAAGGCGAACCTGCCCGGCCACTACCGCTACCAGCGGCGCCTGTTCACGCACTTCATGCAGGACCGGCTGCCCGAGGACAAGCGCGGCATCTTCCTCGCGGGCGACGACATCTCCTGGACGGCCGGCTGGGCCGAGGGCGCGATCCAGACCGCCCTCAACGCGGTCTGGGGCGTCATGCACCATCTGGGCGGCACGACCGACGCGACCAACCCGGGCCCCGGCGACGTCTACGACGAGATCGCGCCCGTCGAGCTGCCGGAGGACTAG
- a CDS encoding DUF5995 family protein, with product MPRCEQLPPAVDTPVDAVVSRMRALDAALHPRDGVAVFNRVYLAVTEAVDRWVDTGRFADAHAAITLDVRFAQRYLAAVAEERRPPACWRPLFQFRRHPGVRPLQFALAGINAHIGHDLALAVVDTCRTLGCAPVDLEDEFDMVGDLLLSLEERIRDDLMPGPDLFRIADPLTHLLGSWSLERARDAAWTAARALWALRELPDVAGEFTERLDTAVGFAGRMLLTPLTEPPLRR from the coding sequence ATGCCGCGATGCGAACAACTCCCCCCAGCCGTGGACACTCCGGTCGACGCAGTCGTCTCCCGTATGCGCGCCCTCGACGCGGCGCTGCACCCGCGGGACGGGGTGGCGGTCTTCAACCGCGTCTACCTCGCGGTGACGGAGGCGGTGGACCGGTGGGTCGACACCGGACGGTTCGCGGACGCCCACGCCGCGATCACGCTGGACGTACGGTTCGCGCAGCGGTACCTGGCGGCGGTCGCGGAGGAGCGGCGCCCGCCCGCCTGCTGGCGCCCGCTGTTCCAGTTCCGCCGCCATCCCGGGGTACGGCCGTTGCAGTTCGCGCTGGCGGGCATCAACGCGCACATCGGGCACGATCTCGCGCTGGCCGTCGTGGACACCTGCCGTACGCTCGGCTGCGCTCCCGTCGATCTGGAGGACGAGTTCGACATGGTGGGCGATCTCCTCCTCTCGCTGGAGGAGCGCATCCGCGACGATCTGATGCCGGGCCCCGACCTGTTCCGGATCGCGGACCCGCTGACCCATCTGCTCGGCTCCTGGAGCCTGGAGCGTGCCCGGGACGCCGCGTGGACGGCGGCCCGGGCACTGTGGGCCCTGCGTGAACTCCCCGACGTCGCCGGGGAGTTCACGGAACGCCTGGACACGGCGGTGGGCTTCGCGGGGCGGATGCTGCTCACGCCCCTGACCGAACCGCCACTGCGGCGCTAG
- a CDS encoding glycoside hydrolase family 6 protein, whose protein sequence is MVAAASLVVAAGAVAGVLAAFDGRRAPDEAAPPGVSASPRLAPLPAVPSPPATSESASRSPSPSERRTPSPAPSGTGTKREHTGTVAGRLYRHPDSQVLAWVRSHSGDPRHAVIASRIAEQPAAVWFADHSPATVTARVAAVTSGGAALGRVPVVVPYAIPGRDCGGHSQGGAPDLDAYDAWIDRFAAGLGSGEVIVVLEPDSVAQTECLSAGDRADRFASLARAGRVLKAANPRARVYFDAGHSGWNAPAQQATWLRQAGAASPESSDGIFSNVSNFHTTADEISYDRRVLDALGGPASLGAVIDTSRNGNGAPPDGEWCDPSGRRLGRTPTLSTGESRIDAYLWVKLPGESDGCKGRPGTFTASYAYDLAWSGPAS, encoded by the coding sequence ATGGTCGCGGCGGCCTCGCTCGTCGTGGCGGCCGGAGCGGTCGCGGGCGTCCTCGCCGCGTTCGACGGCAGGCGGGCCCCGGACGAGGCCGCGCCTCCCGGGGTGTCGGCGTCGCCCCGCCTCGCGCCCCTGCCGGCCGTGCCGTCGCCGCCGGCCACCTCCGAGTCCGCCTCGCGCTCGCCGTCCCCGTCCGAGCGCCGGACGCCGAGCCCCGCACCGTCGGGGACCGGGACGAAACGGGAGCACACCGGCACCGTGGCCGGACGGCTCTACCGCCACCCCGACTCCCAGGTGCTCGCCTGGGTCCGCTCCCACTCCGGCGACCCCCGGCACGCGGTCATCGCGTCCCGTATCGCCGAGCAGCCCGCGGCCGTCTGGTTCGCCGACCACTCGCCGGCCACCGTCACCGCCCGGGTCGCCGCCGTGACCTCGGGCGGGGCCGCGCTCGGCCGGGTGCCCGTCGTCGTGCCGTACGCGATCCCCGGCCGGGACTGCGGCGGCCACTCCCAGGGCGGGGCGCCCGACCTGGACGCCTACGACGCCTGGATCGACCGGTTCGCGGCCGGGCTGGGCTCGGGCGAGGTCATCGTCGTACTGGAGCCGGACTCGGTCGCCCAGACCGAGTGCCTCTCCGCCGGTGACCGCGCGGACCGCTTCGCCTCGCTGGCCCGGGCCGGCCGCGTCCTGAAGGCAGCCAACCCCCGGGCCCGGGTCTACTTCGACGCCGGACACTCGGGCTGGAACGCGCCGGCCCAACAGGCGACGTGGCTCAGGCAGGCGGGTGCCGCCTCGCCCGAGTCCTCCGACGGCATCTTCAGCAACGTCTCCAACTTCCACACCACCGCCGACGAGATCTCCTACGACCGGCGGGTCCTCGACGCGCTCGGCGGCCCGGCGAGCCTCGGCGCGGTCATCGACACCAGCCGCAACGGCAACGGCGCCCCGCCCGACGGTGAGTGGTGCGACCCCTCGGGCCGCAGGCTCGGCCGGACCCCGACCCTGAGCACCGGCGAGTCCCGGATCGACGCCTACCTGTGGGTGAAGCTGCCGGGGGAGTCGGACGGCTGCAAGGGCAGGCCGGGGACGTTCACGGCGTCGTACGCCTACGACTTGGCGTGGTCCGGCCCGGCGTCGTAG
- a CDS encoding uracil-xanthine permease family protein, whose amino-acid sequence MDLGVRWKLHGDGRTPAPGAVVRPDERLSWPRTAGLGAQHVVAMFGASFVAPVLMGLDPNLAIMMSGIATVVFLLATRGSVPSYLGCSLSFVGVAAVIRAQGGSSATVTGAVFVVGGALFLVGLAVRRFGARIIHAAMPPIVTGAVVMLIGFNLAPVTASTYWPQDQWTALLVMLFTGLAVVCLRGFWSRIAIFLGLVFGYGISWVFDLVFGKIHSVDASGRLTDHWRLDLSGVGKADWIGLPTLHAPSFEWSAILVALPVVIALVAENAGHVKAVGEMTGDSLDDKLGTAIAADGVGSMLSTAVGGPPNTTYSENIGVMAATRVYSTAAYWAAACFALLFGVCPKFGAVVAAIPGGVLGGITVILYGMIGLLGAQIWINAKVDLRNPLNLVPAAAGIIIGVGNVSLEFSDTFSLSGIALGTVVVITGYHALRAFAPAHLKTQAPLLDEGTSSYDAGPDHAKS is encoded by the coding sequence ATGGATCTCGGCGTCCGCTGGAAACTGCACGGAGACGGACGCACCCCGGCGCCCGGCGCGGTGGTCCGGCCCGACGAGCGGCTCTCCTGGCCCCGTACCGCCGGACTCGGCGCCCAGCACGTCGTGGCGATGTTCGGGGCGTCCTTCGTCGCACCGGTCCTGATGGGCCTGGACCCGAACCTCGCGATCATGATGTCGGGCATCGCGACCGTCGTGTTCCTGCTCGCCACCCGCGGCAGCGTGCCCAGCTACCTGGGCTGCTCGCTCTCCTTCGTGGGCGTGGCGGCGGTGATCCGGGCGCAGGGCGGCAGCAGCGCGACCGTCACCGGAGCGGTGTTCGTCGTCGGGGGCGCGCTGTTCCTGGTGGGGCTCGCCGTGCGGCGGTTCGGGGCACGGATCATCCACGCCGCGATGCCGCCGATCGTGACCGGTGCCGTGGTGATGCTGATCGGCTTCAACCTGGCCCCTGTGACGGCCTCGACGTACTGGCCGCAGGACCAGTGGACGGCCCTGCTGGTGATGCTGTTCACCGGTCTCGCGGTGGTCTGCCTGCGGGGCTTCTGGTCCCGGATCGCGATCTTCCTCGGGCTGGTCTTCGGATACGGCATCTCCTGGGTGTTCGACCTGGTCTTCGGCAAGATCCACTCCGTGGACGCGAGCGGCAGGCTGACCGACCACTGGCGGCTCGACCTCTCCGGTGTCGGCAAGGCCGACTGGATCGGGCTGCCGACCCTGCACGCCCCGTCCTTCGAGTGGTCCGCGATCCTGGTCGCCCTGCCGGTCGTCATCGCGCTGGTCGCGGAGAACGCCGGCCACGTCAAGGCGGTCGGCGAGATGACCGGTGACTCGCTGGACGACAAGCTCGGCACGGCCATCGCGGCCGACGGCGTCGGCTCGATGCTGTCCACCGCGGTCGGCGGCCCGCCCAACACCACGTACTCCGAGAACATCGGCGTGATGGCCGCGACCCGTGTGTACTCGACGGCCGCCTACTGGGCCGCCGCCTGCTTCGCCCTGCTGTTCGGCGTCTGCCCGAAGTTCGGCGCGGTCGTGGCCGCGATCCCGGGCGGGGTGCTCGGCGGCATCACGGTCATCCTGTACGGCATGATCGGCCTGCTGGGCGCGCAGATCTGGATCAACGCCAAGGTGGATCTGCGCAATCCGCTGAACCTGGTCCCGGCCGCGGCGGGCATCATCATCGGCGTCGGCAACGTCTCCCTGGAGTTCTCCGACACCTTCTCGCTGAGCGGCATCGCGCTCGGCACGGTGGTCGTCATCACCGGCTACCACGCCCTGCGGGCCTTCGCCCCGGCCCACTTGAAGACACAGGCGCCGCTGCTGGACGAGGGCACCTCCTCCTACGACGCCGGGCCGGACCACGCCAAGTCGTAG
- a CDS encoding MFS transporter: MGKVVDEQREVKRSRYAVAAVFAVHGAVTGSFATRVPWIQDHAGVSAGQLGIALAFPALGASVAMPLAGSISHRFGARNALRGLISLWTLSLVLPSLAPNLLTLCLALFTYGATAGMADVAMNALGVEVENRLGRSIMSGLHGMWSAGALVGSAAGTLAAHLGSDARLHHVLAAAVLTVVGVLSCQWVLDLQPAEDEEPPPRFALPPRSALLIGAIGFCAVFAEGASLDWSAVYLREQLETSAGLAAACTTGFTLTMAVARLAGDRIVDRFGAVRTVRASGVFAVLGGLLIVVADHPAVAMSGFALMGLGIAVVVPLCFAAAGRSGSNPSLAIAGVATITYTSGLIAPSAIGMLAQATSLMVSFCLVTALSCGLVAFAGVLRPGERTRVGRTDAAVADPRP; this comes from the coding sequence ATGGGCAAGGTGGTCGACGAACAGCGCGAGGTGAAGCGGTCCCGGTACGCCGTGGCCGCCGTCTTCGCCGTGCACGGCGCCGTGACCGGCTCGTTCGCGACCCGCGTGCCGTGGATCCAGGACCACGCGGGCGTGAGCGCGGGCCAGTTGGGCATCGCGCTCGCCTTCCCCGCTCTCGGCGCGTCCGTGGCGATGCCGCTCGCCGGCAGCATCAGCCACCGCTTCGGCGCCCGCAACGCGCTGCGCGGACTGATCTCCCTGTGGACGCTGTCCCTGGTCCTGCCGTCACTCGCCCCGAACCTCCTGACGCTCTGCCTGGCCCTGTTCACGTACGGCGCGACGGCCGGCATGGCGGACGTGGCGATGAACGCCCTGGGTGTCGAGGTCGAGAACCGCCTGGGCCGGTCGATCATGTCCGGGCTGCACGGCATGTGGAGCGCGGGTGCCCTGGTCGGCTCGGCGGCCGGCACGCTCGCCGCGCACCTCGGCTCGGACGCCCGGCTGCACCACGTGCTGGCCGCCGCGGTCCTCACCGTCGTCGGCGTGCTGTCCTGCCAGTGGGTGCTGGACCTGCAGCCGGCCGAGGACGAGGAGCCGCCGCCGCGCTTCGCCCTGCCGCCCCGCTCGGCGCTGCTCATCGGCGCGATCGGGTTCTGCGCGGTGTTCGCGGAGGGCGCGAGTCTGGACTGGTCGGCGGTCTATCTGCGCGAGCAGCTGGAGACCTCGGCCGGACTCGCGGCGGCGTGCACGACGGGCTTCACGCTCACCATGGCCGTCGCCCGGCTCGCCGGTGACCGGATCGTGGACCGCTTCGGCGCGGTGCGGACCGTGCGGGCCAGCGGTGTGTTCGCCGTCCTCGGCGGGCTGCTCATCGTCGTCGCGGACCATCCGGCGGTGGCCATGAGCGGGTTCGCTCTGATGGGCCTGGGCATCGCCGTCGTCGTGCCACTGTGCTTCGCCGCGGCCGGCCGCAGCGGCTCCAACCCGAGCCTGGCCATCGCCGGTGTCGCGACCATCACCTACACCTCGGGCCTCATCGCACCGAGCGCGATCGGCATGCTGGCGCAGGCGACCAGCCTGATGGTGTCGTTCTGCCTGGTGACGGCGCTGTCCTGCGGCCTGGTGGCGTTCGCGGGGGTGCTGCGGCCCGGCGAGCGGACGAGGGTCGGCCGAACGGACGCGGCGGTCGCCGACCCGCGGCCCTGA